One part of the Dunckerocampus dactyliophorus isolate RoL2022-P2 chromosome 11, RoL_Ddac_1.1, whole genome shotgun sequence genome encodes these proteins:
- the apool gene encoding MICOS complex subunit MIC27, whose amino-acid sequence MAAKVAMVAVPAVLGIASIRVYTVSEVATDDLITREKLNIYTPVRKSAAQFQSVHDQPGPVESGVTTAREGLLPFVHAVKGACVSVKRGSVNLYHAGEDVYYYLKDPPPGFLPRFGTITMAGLLGMLLARKGSRLKRIAIPLGLMSAGASVCYPSQAVAVFKVTGKKMYAVGQWSHAAVSSLLTSKSPEPVLAPQPQAPPVQPPEAAVVDEPRHASEPVSDAEAGSVESVPASDKLIIAITAEEVPVTLAEIFAEQVPSETDSEKTETAPLTKESVGPAQSEETQLSKEAPEGALAASEAVSIASEAFIPASDAIPTETLPSEPTLSSPDPETGESAQAIPEVSASIPTSETSEELPVPVAESKEVPTSVAKEELTPEHTPAEQPTVEPNKGGCGYTADPALLDFGQSNPEDEDLYSTRS is encoded by the exons ATGGCGGCCAAG GTGGCGATGGTGGCCGTCCCGGCAGTGCTGGGCATAGCCTCCATCAGAGTGTACACTGTGAGTGAAGTGGCTACTGATGATCTCATCACTCGAGAGAAG CTGAACATCTACACCCCAGTTAGAAAATCTGCTGCACAGTTCCAGTCTGTTCATGATCAGCCAGGCCCCGTTGAGAGTGGCGTAACTACAGCAAGGGAAGGCCTATTACCCTTTGTCCATGCTGTGAAG GGGGCCTGTGTTTCTGTGAAAAGAGGAAGTGTAAATCTTTACCACGCTGGAGAGG ATGTATACTACTACTTGAAAGATCCTCCCCCGGGTTTCCTGCCCAGGTTTGGCACCATCACCATGGCTGGCCTGCTTGGCATGCTCTTGGCACGCAAAG GCTCTCGTTTGAAGAGGATTGCAATTCCATTGGGTCTGATGAGTGCTGGAGCCTCAGTGTGCTACCCCAGCCAGGCAGTGGCTGTCTTTAAG GTGACAGGCAAGAAGATGTATGCTGTGGGCCAGTGGAGCCATGCTGCTGTGTCTTCACTGCTCACCTCCAAGTCCCCAGAACCCGTTCTTGCTCCGCAGCCGCAG GCACCTCCTGTGCAACCTCCAGAGGCTGCAGTGGTTGACGAGCCTCGTCATGCCTCAGAGCCAGTCTCAGATGCTGAGGCAGGATCAGTGGAGTCTGTTCCAGCCTCTGATAAACTCATCATCGCTATCACAGCAGAAGAGGTGCCAGTCACACTCGCGGAGATCTTTGCCGAGCAGGTCCCCTCAGAGACAGACTCAG AAAAGACAGAGACCGCTCCTCTGACAAAGGAATCAGTTGGCCCTGCTCAAAGCGAGGAGACTCAGCTCTCCAAAGAAGCACCAGAGGGCGCCCTTGCTGCGTCTGAGGCTGTCTCCATTGCATCAGAGGCCTTTATTCCTGCATCTGACGCCATCCCCACTGAGACTCTGCCTAGCGAGCCCACACTGTCCAGTCCAGACCCTGAAACGGGAGAGTCTGCTCAAGCCATACCAGAGGTTTCTGCTTCCATACCTACTTCTGAGACCTCAGAGGAACTACCAG TGCCAGTTGCTGAGTCCAAAGAGGTGCCGACTTCTGTTGCAAAAGAGGAGCTGACACCAGAACACACGCCCGCTGAACAGCCTACAGTAGAACCCAACAAAG GGGGCTGTGGCTATACAGCAGATCCTGCACTCTTGGACTTTGGCCAGTCCAACCCAGAGGACGAAGACCTCTACAGCACTCGCAGCTAA